The proteins below are encoded in one region of Archocentrus centrarchus isolate MPI-CPG fArcCen1 chromosome 13, fArcCen1, whole genome shotgun sequence:
- the LOC115790373 gene encoding olfactory receptor 2AT4-like produces the protein MYYIILNLSVCDVLFSTTTLPKIITKYWFQSGSISFTACFVQMYFVHYLGIVNSFILFQMALDRYLSICHPLRYPHLLTTPNILILSITAWITAKVCPLMLVIRAYPLPYCASNIISQCYCDHIGITMLACTDRAPYAVPAFIFAMVVLLGPLAFIIFSYCTIIIAVYNIANVQGRLKSLSTCSTQLRIISLYYLPRCFVYLASNVGITFSADVRVVIIMLYSLAPPMINPFIYCLRKQEIRGN, from the exons ATGTATTATATCATTCTAAATCTGAGTGTATGTGACGTTCTCTTTAGCACAACCACTTTACCCAAGATCATAACCAAATATTGGTTTCAGTCAGGGAGCATTTCATTTACTGCCTGTTTTGTCCAAATGTACTTTGTTCACTATCTTGGTATAGTTAATTCTTTTATTCTCTTTCAGATGGCTTTAGACAGGTATTTGTCTATCTGCCATCCTCTCAGATATCCACATCTTCTCACAACACCTAATATTTTAATTCTGAGTATTACTGCATGGATTACTGCTAAGGTATGTCCTCTGATGTTAGTTATAAGGGCATATCCTCTTCCTTACTGTGCTTCGAACATAATCAGTCAGTGCTACTGTGATCATATTGGCATAACAATGTTGGCATGCACTGACAGGGCACCTTATGCCGTTCCTGCTTTCATATTTGCAATGGTTGTACTACTGGGACCTCTGGCGTTTATAATTTTTTCATATTGTACCATAATTATAGCAGTTTACAATATAGCAAATGTGCAGGGTCGCCTGAAATCACTGTCCACTTGTAGCACTCAGCTGAGAATAATCTCCCTCTATTATTTACCCAGATGTTTTGTATATTTAGCCAGCAATGTTGGTATTACATTTAGTGCTGATGTGCGAGTAGTGATCATCATGCTGTATAGCCTTGCCCCCCCAATGATCAATCCATTCATATACTGTTTAAGA aagcaggaaattagaggtaat
- the LOC115790374 gene encoding olfactory receptor 2AT4-like gives MAQRNQSIVTEFILTGFPGLHQEYYGLVSAALFLVYLVTMIANATVIFLFATDRSLHKPMYYIILNLSVCDVLFSTTTLPKIITKYWFQSGSISFTACFVQMYFVHYLGSVNSFILFQMALDRYLAICHPLRYPHLLTTSNILILSITAWITAKACPLILVLRAYPLPYCASNIISQCYCDHIGITMLACTDRAPYAVPAFIFAMVVLLGPLAFIIFSYCAIIIAVYNIANVQGRLKSLSTCSTQLIIISLYYLPRCFVYLASNVGITFSADVRVVIIMLYSLAPPMINPLIYCLRAKDMRESLLKLFCRRTVPEKAQVATISNQ, from the coding sequence ATGGCTCAGCGAAATCAAAGCATTGTGACTGAGTTCATCCTTACTGGATTCCCTGGACTTCATCAAGAGTACTATGGTCTTGTCTCAGCTGCATTGTTTTTGGTATATTTGGTAACTATGATAGCAAATgctacagttatttttttatttgcaactGACCGCAGCCTTCATAAGCCAATGTATTATATCATTCTAAATCTGAGTGTATGTGACGTTCTCTTTAGCACAACCACTTTACCCAAGATCATAACCAAATATTGGTTTCAGTCAGGGAGCATTTCATTCACTGCCTGTTTTGTCCAAATGTACTTTGTTCACTATCTTGGTTCAGTTAATTCTTTTATTCTCTTTCAGATGGCTTTAGACAGGTATTTGGCTATCTGCCATCCTCTCAGATATCCACATCTTCTCACAACATCTAATATTTTAATTCTGAGTATTACTGCATGGATTACTGCTAAGGCATGTCCTCTAATCTTAGTTCTAAGGGCATATCCTCTTCCTTACTGTGCTTCGAACATAATCAGTCAGTGCTACTGTGATCATATTGGCATAACAATGTTGGCATGCACTGACAGGGCACCTTATGCCGTTCCTGCTTTCATATTTGCAATGGTTGTACTATTGGGGCCTCTggcgtttattattttttcatattgcGCCATAATTATAGCAGTTTACAATATAGCAAATGTGCAGGGTCGCCTGAAATCACTGTCCACTTGTAGCACTCAGCTGATAATAATCTCCCTCTATTATTTACCCAGATGTTTTGTATATTTAGCCAGCAATGTTGGTATTACATTTAGTGCTGATGTGCGAGTAGTGATCATCATGCTGTATAGCCTTGCCCCCCCAATGATCAATCCACTCATATACTGTTTAAGAGCTAAGGACATGAGAGAAAGCTTATTGAAACTATTCTGCAGACGAACCGTTCCAGAAAAAGCACAGGTTGCAACTATTAGTAACCAATAA